The following are from one region of the Romeriopsis navalis LEGE 11480 genome:
- a CDS encoding ABC transporter permease encodes MFRTIRRVKVIASNVFREVFRERALYLLGFYAIALGLAARLLPEVSAGLADRKILPDVGLAGIHILGLVLAIFVGTGLINKEIEKRTVLVLMAKPVSRSEFIVGKHIGLSAVLAVLVAAMTAIYLIVMEMTKISYDMQPTMITIGFMWLLLSLMTAVAIGFGGMMSSLLATLMTVAVYFMGTLSGDLVNLGKLTENLVIEQMTQAFYLILPDFSRLDLKNQAVYSLLPSNEILLQNAGYGVLYIVLVLTISSILFSAREF; translated from the coding sequence ATGTTCCGTACTATTCGTCGAGTCAAAGTGATTGCATCGAATGTTTTCCGTGAGGTTTTCCGCGAACGTGCGCTCTATTTGTTGGGTTTCTATGCGATTGCGCTAGGATTAGCCGCACGGCTATTGCCGGAAGTCTCGGCGGGATTGGCCGATCGCAAAATCTTACCGGATGTGGGGTTGGCCGGGATACATATTTTGGGTTTGGTCCTGGCGATTTTTGTGGGCACAGGACTGATTAACAAAGAGATTGAGAAACGGACTGTGCTGGTCTTGATGGCGAAGCCGGTGAGCCGCTCCGAATTTATTGTCGGTAAGCATATTGGTCTTTCGGCGGTGCTCGCAGTGCTGGTGGCGGCGATGACAGCGATTTATTTGATCGTGATGGAAATGACGAAGATTAGCTATGACATGCAACCCACGATGATCACGATCGGCTTTATGTGGTTATTACTGTCGTTAATGACAGCAGTGGCGATCGGGTTTGGCGGCATGATGAGTTCGTTATTGGCGACGCTCATGACCGTGGCCGTTTATTTCATGGGTACTTTAAGTGGTGATTTGGTCAACTTAGGCAAACTCACCGAAAATCTGGTGATTGAGCAAATGACCCAGGCATTTTACCTAATCCTGCCGGACTTCTCCCGGCTTGATCTTAAGAACCAAGCCGTTTACAGCCTGTTGCCGAGCAATGAAATCTTGCTGCAAAATGCCGGTTATGGTGTGCTCTACATCGTATTAGTACTGACGATTTCTTCAATTTTATTTTCAGCTCGTGAATTCTAA
- a CDS encoding ATP-binding protein translates to MISQIEPCACPSQSTMSSHPQATSILTIGLTTDTAALIGTHPDWASLAPPEQTAIQLRLEQSLNQLRQQLDETYLQHLGQMTDIGHDIQTDMLKTFLAQVRQNLGNASFGIVCLSPSQSQQFISPSWASPAIEQIFTDDALHARHALQPSTAWPLTSQSGASPIGWLVLETDTANGWMQSIQQTFIQRAIGQLANVLRSAEIWQQSQAQTQALNQKNQELAQVSKLKSEFLANTSHEIRTPLSSILGFTRLMQEQGFSPDSLRHKEYLRIILTSGQHLLALINDILDLSKIEANQMDLHWSETELEPICKTAITLVKEKANDKGVLLRLDRPEDCDRINADPLRLKQMLFNLLSNAIKFTETGSVGLRLRPDGQYIRFTVWDTGAGITPEQQASLFRAYSQLPQNEDNRSMGTGLGLALTQKLADLHGGWVEVSSTVGEGSEFTIVLPIAAASGIVQPTHQVPVEMRPTPTQPMPPVEPQTVKATIPARKKFRKASRNYHLLLVEDHQPNARLMITYLCKLGYEVTWARDSKTMWKSLEQSMPAMILMDINLPDIDGLTLTKQLREHDKYKDLPIIAQTAMAMTGDKETCLEAGVNDYITKPIDLTKLADTIRQYSDPGIDR, encoded by the coding sequence GTGATTTCTCAGATTGAGCCTTGTGCTTGCCCCAGCCAATCCACTATGTCGTCGCATCCTCAAGCCACTTCTATTTTGACGATCGGTCTGACTACCGATACCGCCGCATTGATCGGCACACATCCGGATTGGGCAAGTCTTGCACCGCCCGAACAGACGGCGATTCAACTGCGCCTCGAACAATCACTGAACCAGCTACGGCAGCAGCTTGACGAAACCTATTTGCAGCATCTGGGGCAGATGACGGATATCGGTCATGATATCCAGACCGATATGCTCAAAACGTTTCTTGCACAGGTTCGGCAAAATCTTGGCAATGCGAGTTTTGGGATTGTGTGTCTGAGTCCAAGTCAGTCGCAGCAGTTTATTTCTCCCAGTTGGGCTAGTCCGGCGATTGAGCAAATTTTTACGGATGACGCACTGCATGCACGTCATGCACTCCAGCCGTCAACGGCTTGGCCACTGACGAGTCAAAGTGGGGCATCGCCGATCGGTTGGTTAGTCCTCGAAACGGATACAGCGAATGGCTGGATGCAGTCGATTCAACAAACATTTATTCAACGGGCGATTGGTCAACTAGCGAATGTCCTGCGCTCCGCCGAAATCTGGCAGCAGTCCCAGGCGCAAACCCAAGCCTTAAATCAAAAAAACCAAGAATTAGCCCAAGTCAGCAAACTCAAAAGCGAATTCTTGGCCAATACTAGTCACGAAATCCGCACCCCGCTCAGTTCAATTTTGGGTTTTACGCGCCTGATGCAAGAGCAGGGATTTAGCCCTGATAGTCTACGCCATAAGGAATATCTCCGCATTATCCTCACCAGTGGCCAACACCTTTTGGCCTTGATTAACGACATTCTCGATTTATCAAAGATCGAAGCGAATCAGATGGATTTGCACTGGTCCGAAACCGAGTTAGAGCCGATTTGCAAAACCGCCATCACCTTGGTCAAAGAGAAAGCGAATGACAAGGGTGTGCTGCTGCGCCTCGATCGTCCCGAGGACTGCGATCGGATTAATGCTGATCCCCTGCGGCTGAAGCAAATGCTGTTTAATTTGCTCTCCAACGCGATCAAGTTTACTGAGACAGGTAGCGTGGGTTTAAGACTGCGACCGGATGGTCAATATATTCGGTTTACGGTATGGGATACCGGCGCGGGAATTACCCCGGAGCAGCAAGCCTCACTATTTCGGGCCTATAGTCAGCTACCGCAAAATGAAGATAATCGCAGTATGGGCACGGGGCTGGGTTTAGCGCTGACCCAAAAACTGGCGGATCTCCACGGCGGTTGGGTCGAAGTATCCTCAACCGTCGGCGAAGGTTCCGAATTTACGATTGTCCTGCCGATCGCTGCTGCCAGTGGAATTGTTCAACCCACACATCAAGTCCCGGTCGAGATGCGACCAACGCCAACCCAACCGATGCCGCCAGTGGAGCCGCAAACTGTCAAAGCGACCATACCGGCCCGGAAAAAATTTCGCAAGGCATCACGCAACTATCATTTGCTCTTAGTCGAAGATCACCAGCCGAATGCGCGATTGATGATTACTTATCTGTGCAAACTGGGTTACGAGGTGACTTGGGCCCGCGATAGTAAAACCATGTGGAAATCGCTAGAGCAGTCGATGCCTGCAATGATTCTGATGGATATTAACTTGCCCGATATCGATGGTTTGACACTCACCAAGCAGCTCCGTGAGCACGATAAATACAAGGATCTGCCAATTATTGCGCAGACAGCGATGGCCATGACGGGCGACAAAGAAACCTGCCTCGAAGCGGGGGTCAATGACTATATTACCAAGCCGATCGACTTAACTAAACTCGCTGATACGATTCGGCAGTATAGCGATCCGGGCATCGATCGGTAA
- the topA gene encoding type I DNA topoisomerase encodes MIKLLLIESPGKLRKLAQILGREWIIKASMGHVRELANDGEDSLGFDLSGDTIPCRYEARGSRGKKVLAELRQAVKQSDQVYIATDPDREGETIGWHLQQALRLKNPHRVTYSEITPQAVKAAVSKPRKLDQSLVAAGRARDCLDKLVGYKGSKHVVWKLNNGAKSMGRVQSATLHLLCQREREILAFKPQDYWSVWVEYGEGFKAFYRASGKPKAVHPKEPTDAPGDKKVPESDRVTTQAEADRVVEIARNNPHHVFSVEGKTAQQSAPPPFITSTLQQAAGQKLKFSPDKTMKVAQSLYEAGHITYMRTDSVMLADSFCQAVRSYLQTHDPQNLPAKAKKYKSKGNAQEAHEAIRPTDVHQTPDSLNVSGDDAKLYELIWNRTVATQCKPAELQKTRVMTQAADTRWEARGQVVTFAGYTKYWNNLSADSQLPVLKKGQVLKLKKADSEQKQTQPPPRYSEPKLVQLMERKGIGRPSTYAPTVKTLKERDYVGVLKGKLQPTALGLELDGALEQLLPDLIQPEFTAQMEAELDQIAEGQKDWEVYLNGWHRSYFAPALDQAAKKIGTEVVVSQSGDGRKSTGRKGAKNQSVPAKLTKFNCPKCKEKMGKVPSKSKKLKADHFLKCSSEACGAVMFWNPQGKKYELPYAERPVDPEAFTNHPCPVCGALLEKYRYTKEGKQKEMLRCSIFEHRKGKCKEVAYFQGREGFWSPKFGNLEVAST; translated from the coding sequence ATGATCAAACTACTGCTGATTGAATCACCAGGGAAGCTGCGCAAGCTTGCCCAAATTCTCGGCCGTGAGTGGATTATCAAGGCCAGTATGGGGCATGTGCGGGAGCTAGCGAATGATGGTGAGGATTCGCTAGGGTTCGACCTATCCGGCGATACGATTCCCTGTCGGTACGAAGCCCGGGGGAGTAGGGGCAAGAAGGTGCTGGCGGAACTGCGGCAGGCGGTGAAGCAATCGGATCAGGTGTATATTGCGACGGACCCCGATCGCGAAGGTGAGACGATCGGGTGGCATTTGCAGCAGGCTTTACGTCTGAAGAATCCGCACCGCGTCACCTATAGCGAGATTACGCCCCAGGCAGTAAAGGCAGCGGTATCAAAGCCCAGGAAACTCGATCAAAGTCTAGTAGCAGCGGGTCGGGCACGGGACTGCCTCGATAAACTGGTGGGCTACAAAGGCAGCAAGCATGTGGTCTGGAAGCTGAATAACGGTGCGAAATCGATGGGCCGGGTGCAGAGCGCCACGCTACATTTGCTTTGTCAGCGAGAGCGGGAAATCTTAGCGTTTAAACCGCAGGATTATTGGAGTGTCTGGGTGGAATATGGCGAGGGGTTTAAGGCATTTTATCGTGCTAGCGGGAAGCCCAAGGCGGTGCATCCCAAGGAACCAACCGATGCGCCAGGGGATAAGAAAGTGCCGGAGTCCGATCGCGTCACGACCCAGGCAGAAGCCGATCGGGTGGTAGAAATTGCCCGCAACAATCCCCATCATGTGTTCTCCGTCGAAGGGAAAACGGCGCAGCAGTCGGCACCACCGCCCTTTATCACTTCGACGTTGCAGCAGGCGGCGGGCCAGAAGCTGAAGTTCAGTCCGGATAAGACGATGAAGGTGGCGCAATCACTGTATGAGGCAGGGCATATTACCTATATGCGGACGGATTCGGTGATGTTGGCGGATTCGTTTTGTCAGGCGGTGCGATCGTATCTCCAGACTCACGATCCACAGAATTTACCCGCGAAAGCGAAGAAATATAAGTCGAAGGGAAACGCCCAGGAAGCCCATGAGGCGATTCGGCCAACGGATGTGCATCAGACACCGGATAGTCTGAATGTGTCGGGGGATGATGCGAAGCTGTATGAGCTGATTTGGAATCGCACGGTGGCGACGCAGTGCAAACCAGCGGAATTGCAAAAGACGCGGGTAATGACTCAGGCAGCGGATACACGCTGGGAAGCACGGGGACAGGTGGTGACATTTGCGGGTTATACGAAATATTGGAATAACTTGAGTGCGGATAGTCAGTTGCCGGTGCTGAAAAAGGGGCAGGTACTGAAGCTGAAAAAAGCCGATTCGGAGCAGAAACAAACACAGCCACCGCCGCGCTACAGTGAGCCGAAACTGGTGCAACTGATGGAACGCAAGGGAATTGGGCGACCGAGTACCTATGCGCCGACGGTGAAGACGCTGAAGGAACGGGATTATGTCGGTGTGTTGAAGGGGAAGTTGCAGCCGACGGCGTTGGGTTTGGAGCTGGATGGAGCTTTGGAGCAGCTATTGCCGGATTTGATTCAGCCGGAGTTTACGGCGCAGATGGAGGCGGAACTGGATCAAATTGCCGAGGGGCAAAAGGATTGGGAAGTATATCTGAATGGTTGGCATCGCAGTTATTTTGCGCCAGCGCTGGATCAGGCGGCGAAGAAGATTGGGACTGAGGTGGTGGTGAGCCAGAGTGGCGATGGGAGAAAATCGACGGGTCGTAAAGGTGCTAAAAATCAGTCGGTTCCGGCGAAACTGACGAAGTTTAATTGTCCGAAGTGTAAGGAGAAGATGGGTAAGGTGCCGTCGAAGTCAAAGAAGCTGAAGGCGGATCACTTTTTGAAGTGTTCGAGTGAAGCGTGCGGCGCGGTGATGTTTTGGAATCCGCAGGGAAAGAAGTATGAGCTGCCCTATGCAGAGCGGCCGGTGGACCCAGAGGCGTTTACCAATCATCCTTGTCCGGTGTGTGGAGCGTTGCTCGAGAAGTATCGCTACACAAAGGAAGGGAAGCAGAAGGAGATGCTACGCTGTTCAATTTTTGAGCATCGTAAGGGGAAGTGTAAGGAAGTGGCATATTTTCAGGGACGCGAGGGCTTTTGGTCACCGAAGTTTGGGAATTTGGAAGTGGCTTCGACTTGA
- a CDS encoding hybrid sensor histidine kinase/response regulator: MVRNSNITLDRAVASGTIRILLVEDNLAEGRFMREILQEKLARRLILRHVQRLAEAFGTLADQTFDVVLLDLTLPDSQGLASVDRLLADYPQLPIVVLTNMNDDALAVAAVRHGAQDYLMKRQVNADVLVRSISYAIERQQAADALQAANENLEQRVAERTAELAAANQQLKQEILERQQLEAQFLRAQRLESLGTLSAGIAHDMNNILTPILAVSQLLPLKLPQLDANMLRLLQVMEDSAHRGAALVKQILAFARGVEGNRTTVKVDELLTEVTQILQQTLPKTIQIAVDCRDDLEPVYGDVTQLHQVLMNLSVNARDAMPHGGKLQITAEMQTLDSTTAQMHIEAKPGLYIVIGVKDTGMGMSPEVLDRIFDPFFTTKAMGQGTGLGLSAVLGIVNSHGGFIDAQSEVVRGTSFRLFLPAYQVAAGVIEHDDDFPPGHQEVVLVVDDEAAVRESTKATLESYNYFVLVAASGTEAVNLCQRYPDRIDFMLIDLMMPELDGFDTLAQLQHWRSDTPAIAMSGVNSAGLAQRTEVSGFARFLGKPFTTQMLLQALEEQRKLLRQRELNDAVAASPAATHPAVAVAKAAWAAKNVQKTTDQMYH, from the coding sequence TTGGTTAGAAACAGCAACATTACCCTCGATCGGGCCGTAGCGTCAGGCACGATTCGTATTCTCTTGGTGGAAGACAATCTGGCCGAAGGCCGATTTATGCGGGAGATTTTGCAAGAGAAGTTAGCACGGCGGTTGATCCTACGGCATGTTCAGCGATTAGCCGAGGCCTTTGGCACCCTTGCTGATCAAACGTTTGATGTCGTGTTGCTCGATTTAACCCTACCGGATAGTCAGGGCTTAGCATCCGTCGATCGCTTGCTTGCGGATTATCCTCAGTTACCGATCGTCGTCCTCACCAATATGAATGATGATGCGCTAGCCGTGGCAGCCGTGCGGCATGGGGCACAGGACTACTTAATGAAACGGCAGGTGAATGCCGATGTGTTGGTGCGCTCAATTAGCTACGCGATCGAGCGGCAACAAGCCGCCGATGCCCTACAAGCAGCAAATGAGAATTTGGAGCAACGCGTCGCTGAACGCACCGCAGAGCTGGCCGCAGCGAATCAGCAACTCAAACAAGAAATATTGGAACGACAGCAATTAGAAGCACAGTTTTTACGGGCACAGCGACTGGAAAGTTTGGGCACCTTATCCGCCGGGATTGCCCACGATATGAATAATATCCTGACGCCAATTTTGGCGGTTAGCCAGCTCTTGCCGTTGAAGTTACCCCAACTCGACGCAAATATGCTGCGGCTGTTACAGGTGATGGAAGATAGTGCCCATCGCGGTGCCGCCTTAGTCAAGCAGATTCTCGCCTTTGCCCGGGGCGTTGAAGGCAATCGCACCACTGTAAAGGTCGATGAGCTGTTAACGGAAGTAACGCAGATTTTGCAGCAGACGTTGCCCAAGACAATTCAGATCGCCGTCGATTGCCGTGACGATTTGGAACCAGTGTACGGCGATGTTACACAGTTACATCAAGTCCTGATGAATCTTAGCGTGAATGCGCGGGATGCGATGCCTCATGGTGGAAAACTCCAAATCACAGCCGAAATGCAAACGCTGGATAGCACAACAGCGCAAATGCATATTGAAGCCAAACCAGGACTGTATATCGTGATTGGCGTCAAGGATACGGGCATGGGCATGTCGCCAGAAGTGCTCGATCGCATTTTTGATCCATTTTTCACCACCAAGGCCATGGGACAAGGGACAGGGTTAGGGCTGTCAGCGGTGTTAGGGATCGTGAACAGTCATGGTGGGTTTATTGACGCGCAGAGCGAAGTTGTACGCGGCACCAGCTTTCGCCTATTTTTGCCAGCGTATCAAGTGGCTGCTGGGGTGATTGAACATGATGATGACTTCCCCCCTGGCCATCAAGAAGTGGTGCTGGTCGTCGACGATGAAGCCGCTGTCCGGGAAAGCACAAAAGCGACTTTGGAAAGCTACAACTATTTTGTGTTGGTGGCAGCCAGTGGTACGGAAGCCGTTAATCTATGTCAGCGCTATCCCGATCGCATTGATTTTATGTTGATTGACTTGATGATGCCGGAGTTGGATGGGTTTGACACTCTAGCGCAGTTACAACATTGGCGATCGGATACACCGGCGATCGCCATGAGTGGCGTCAATTCAGCCGGGTTAGCACAACGTACGGAAGTGAGCGGATTCGCGCGGTTCTTGGGCAAACCATTTACGACACAGATGCTATTGCAAGCATTAGAGGAACAGCGAAAACTGTTACGGCAACGTGAGTTAAATGATGCGGTGGCAGCGTCTCCGGCGGCAACCCATCCAGCTGTCGCCGTGGCTAAAGCCGCATGGGCCGCAAAAAATGTCCAAAAAACCACAGATCAGATGTACCATTAG
- a CDS encoding response regulator — MATDGKTIFLVEDNRGDIRLIQEALKTTGAQHQVVVARDGVEAMTYLRSLSQTPQAVPPDLILLDLNLPKKDGREVLAEIKADPALMHIPVIVLTTSQNEEDIAHSYDLHVNCYIAKSRNLKDLFKIVRGIEEFWLETATLPSIGP, encoded by the coding sequence ATGGCAACGGACGGCAAAACTATCTTCTTAGTTGAAGACAACCGGGGGGATATTCGGTTAATTCAAGAAGCATTAAAAACCACTGGTGCCCAACATCAAGTCGTCGTGGCACGTGATGGGGTGGAAGCGATGACTTATTTACGAAGTCTGAGCCAAACACCCCAAGCCGTGCCACCGGATTTAATCTTGTTGGACTTGAATTTGCCGAAGAAGGATGGCCGGGAGGTATTAGCAGAAATTAAAGCCGATCCGGCACTAATGCATATCCCGGTGATTGTGCTTACGACTTCTCAAAATGAGGAGGATATTGCCCATAGCTATGACTTGCATGTGAATTGCTACATTGCCAAGTCGCGAAATTTAAAAGATTTGTTCAAAATTGTGCGGGGGATTGAAGAGTTTTGGTTAGAAACAGCAACATTACCCTCGATCGGGCCGTAG
- a CDS encoding sensor histidine kinase has protein sequence MVGLNLTTADAQISRLKQPAIHSLTEVQSHGVLLVLQEPDLQILQVSSNTRAYFGLTPQEVLDLGVERLFDSFQLSQFREGLAQDNLELLNPTKMWVRKSGDDYSVFDAIVHRTSDGFLVMELELAVTSENIPFLSFYHLAQASIGQLQTSANLRDFCQIIVGEVRKVTGFDRVMLYKFDEDGHGEVVAEEKIEALEPYLGLHYPESDIPQTARQMFLSNWIRVIPDTSAKSAPLFPRENPQTGQPVDLIQSILRSAYPCHIEYLHNMGVGASLTISLMKDDKLWGLIACHHGTAKYVPYEVRKACEFLGRVVFSEIATREEEADYHYRMKLAQVQSSLFERMAQSSDFIHALTQDRPNLLDLAAASGAAICFNGHWTTIGRTPADRELDYLAQWLSKNVQEDVFYTDSLPLLYSDAERFKDVASGLLAIPISKRSYVLWFRPEVLQTVNWGGDPHHAYELDESGQAPRLCPRKSFDAWKETVQLQSLPWQSVEVKAVLELRKAIVNIVLRQAEELAILAQDLARSNGELKKFAYVASHDLQEPLNQVANYVQLLEMRYNDALDADAKDFIDFAVEGVSLMQTLIDDVLVYSKVDLQGVEWQLTPVDEPLQRALGNLRGRIAETETEIVADTMPTIVADSTQLMQLFQNLIGNAMKFRHPDRTPQIHIGVERLEEDWQFSVKDNGIGIDPQFADRIFVIFQRLHTRDEYPGSGMGLAICKKIVECHRGRIWLESESEEGVTFKFTIPLGGRDRDGNGRQNYLLS, from the coding sequence ATGGTCGGGTTAAACTTGACGACAGCGGATGCTCAGATTAGTCGGTTGAAGCAGCCAGCAATCCACAGTTTGACAGAAGTCCAGTCCCACGGGGTCCTGTTGGTCTTGCAAGAGCCCGATTTGCAAATTTTGCAGGTGAGTAGCAATACTCGAGCTTATTTCGGCCTGACGCCCCAAGAAGTTCTGGATTTGGGCGTCGAACGGTTATTTGATAGTTTCCAACTGAGTCAGTTTCGCGAAGGGCTGGCCCAGGACAATCTCGAATTACTCAACCCTACAAAGATGTGGGTGCGTAAATCTGGTGATGATTACAGCGTGTTTGATGCGATCGTGCATCGCACCAGTGATGGGTTCTTGGTTATGGAACTAGAACTCGCAGTCACCAGCGAAAATATTCCATTTTTGAGTTTTTACCACTTGGCGCAGGCGTCAATTGGTCAGTTGCAAACCAGTGCCAATCTGCGCGATTTCTGTCAAATCATTGTGGGTGAAGTGCGTAAGGTGACCGGCTTCGATCGGGTGATGCTCTACAAGTTTGATGAAGATGGCCATGGAGAAGTCGTGGCAGAAGAGAAGATTGAAGCGCTAGAGCCGTATTTGGGCTTGCATTATCCGGAGTCAGATATTCCCCAAACGGCGCGGCAGATGTTTTTGTCAAATTGGATTCGGGTGATTCCGGATACAAGCGCCAAGTCGGCACCATTATTCCCGCGTGAAAATCCCCAAACCGGTCAGCCGGTCGACTTAATTCAGTCAATTTTGCGCAGTGCTTACCCTTGTCATATTGAGTATTTACACAATATGGGCGTCGGGGCATCGTTAACGATTTCGCTGATGAAGGATGATAAATTATGGGGCTTAATTGCCTGTCATCATGGCACCGCAAAGTATGTGCCCTATGAAGTGCGGAAAGCCTGCGAATTCCTGGGGCGTGTGGTCTTCTCCGAAATCGCAACGCGGGAGGAGGAGGCCGATTATCACTATCGGATGAAGCTAGCGCAGGTTCAGTCGTCACTGTTTGAGCGGATGGCACAGTCAAGTGACTTTATTCACGCCTTGACTCAGGATCGACCCAATTTATTGGATCTAGCTGCCGCTTCAGGCGCGGCAATTTGCTTTAATGGCCATTGGACCACGATCGGCCGCACCCCGGCTGACCGCGAACTGGATTATCTGGCCCAGTGGCTCTCGAAAAATGTCCAGGAAGATGTCTTTTATACGGATTCACTGCCGTTACTCTATTCCGATGCCGAGCGATTTAAGGATGTCGCGAGTGGGTTATTGGCAATTCCGATTTCGAAACGCAGCTATGTCCTGTGGTTCCGCCCGGAGGTCCTACAGACAGTCAATTGGGGCGGCGATCCACATCATGCCTATGAACTTGATGAATCGGGTCAAGCCCCACGTCTCTGTCCTCGGAAATCCTTCGATGCGTGGAAAGAAACGGTGCAACTACAGTCATTACCGTGGCAATCCGTCGAAGTGAAGGCCGTCTTAGAATTGCGCAAGGCGATCGTTAATATTGTGCTGCGCCAAGCCGAAGAATTAGCGATTTTGGCCCAGGATTTAGCCCGCTCCAATGGTGAGCTGAAAAAGTTTGCCTATGTTGCCTCCCATGACCTGCAAGAGCCGCTGAATCAAGTCGCGAACTATGTGCAACTGCTGGAAATGCGCTACAACGACGCGTTAGATGCGGATGCCAAGGACTTCATTGATTTTGCAGTGGAAGGCGTCAGCCTGATGCAAACCCTCATTGATGATGTCTTGGTCTATTCCAAGGTGGATTTGCAGGGGGTGGAATGGCAACTCACACCCGTAGATGAGCCATTACAGCGGGCACTCGGCAATTTACGCGGGCGCATCGCAGAAACAGAAACAGAAATTGTGGCCGATACAATGCCAACGATCGTCGCCGATTCCACCCAGTTAATGCAGCTGTTCCAAAATCTCATCGGCAATGCGATGAAGTTCCGCCATCCCGATCGCACCCCCCAGATCCATATCGGGGTGGAACGCTTGGAAGAAGATTGGCAGTTCTCCGTCAAGGATAACGGCATTGGCATTGACCCACAGTTTGCCGATCGGATTTTTGTGATTTTCCAGCGGTTGCATACGCGGGATGAATATCCGGGGTCCGGTATGGGGCTGGCGATCTGCAAAAAGATTGTCGAATGTCATCGGGGTCGAATCTGGCTGGAATCCGAGTCGGAGGAGGGCGTGACGTTCAAGTTTACGATTCCGCTAGGAGGACGCGATCGCGATGGCAACGGACGGCAAAACTATCTTCTTAGTTGA
- a CDS encoding response regulator, with protein sequence MNDRLHPRRILILESDAAQAAQIAAGFQGDVAVTEVITISQLEAAWDFLRGQGEYQTAGKPDLILLNFAPAQSQSLLKTLKADRQLRQIPVILLNQTEDAEVIFQSYLAQGNCYVLKSAHQGDLKAIAQHIEAFWLGVATLPTH encoded by the coding sequence ATGAACGATCGGTTGCACCCTCGCCGAATTTTGATTTTGGAATCGGACGCGGCCCAAGCGGCCCAAATTGCCGCCGGATTCCAGGGCGATGTCGCAGTCACAGAAGTCATCACGATCAGCCAGCTAGAAGCGGCTTGGGACTTTCTGCGCGGGCAAGGTGAGTATCAGACCGCCGGCAAACCCGATTTGATCCTGTTGAATTTTGCCCCCGCGCAAAGCCAATCGCTGCTGAAAACGCTGAAAGCCGATCGGCAATTGCGGCAGATCCCGGTGATTTTACTCAATCAAACCGAGGATGCCGAGGTGATTTTTCAAAGCTACCTTGCCCAGGGAAATTGCTATGTTCTGAAGTCCGCCCATCAGGGGGATTTAAAGGCAATCGCCCAGCACATCGAGGCGTTTTGGTTAGGCGTTGCCACATTACCCACACATTGA
- a CDS encoding Tic22 family protein: MCANVGATMKSLARKVTTFGLLGTTVLSPVLLSAQPVEALPKKDVLDKLGPVLIYTVVAVDKAKNQAVPLTAEVQKGKEKFNVAWVFFSPQEAQKFVDKQKQEATALKTKDPKAAAAQMKILNNTIVAPDSLATFYEAATSSKSALKLQFVPIVQEVKQAKGIESKFQGVPLFRVNFGKNRYGTSFFFSKKELDTELESLKKSQPKLARDAKIEVVPLEGLIDVLSRENGEDLKKVRLLAPLESRKLLRKIYEQTRGKDKPAPAATPKK; this comes from the coding sequence ATTTGTGCAAACGTAGGAGCAACCATGAAATCATTGGCCCGTAAAGTAACGACATTTGGTCTACTCGGTACTACTGTACTCTCACCTGTCCTGCTCAGTGCACAGCCGGTAGAGGCATTACCGAAGAAGGATGTCTTAGATAAGCTGGGTCCGGTCCTGATTTATACCGTCGTCGCCGTTGATAAAGCGAAAAACCAAGCAGTCCCCTTGACCGCTGAGGTCCAGAAGGGCAAAGAGAAGTTTAATGTTGCTTGGGTCTTCTTTTCGCCGCAAGAAGCCCAAAAATTTGTGGATAAGCAGAAGCAGGAAGCGACTGCACTAAAAACTAAGGATCCTAAGGCTGCGGCAGCGCAGATGAAGATCTTGAACAATACAATCGTCGCACCGGATTCGCTGGCCACGTTTTATGAAGCGGCCACCAGCTCGAAGTCGGCTTTGAAGTTGCAATTTGTGCCGATCGTTCAGGAAGTCAAGCAAGCCAAGGGAATTGAATCCAAGTTCCAGGGTGTGCCTCTCTTCCGCGTTAACTTTGGCAAAAACCGCTACGGCACCTCCTTTTTCTTCAGCAAAAAAGAGTTGGATACGGAGTTAGAATCCTTGAAGAAGAGTCAGCCGAAGCTGGCGCGCGATGCGAAGATTGAAGTTGTTCCACTGGAAGGCTTGATTGATGTCTTGAGTCGGGAAAATGGGGAAGATCTGAAGAAGGTGCGACTCCTGGCGCCGCTCGAATCCCGCAAGCTATTGCGGAAAATCTATGAGCAAACTCGTGGTAAGGACAAGCCAGCGCCAGCGGCGACGCCAAAGAAGTAA